From Stenotrophomonas sp. SAU14A_NAIMI4_8:
CGGCCACTTCCTTGCCCAGCACTTCGCTGATGCCTTCCAGCGCGAACTTGCTGCCGCAATACCACGCAATGCCGGGCATGGTGATGAAGCCGCCCATGGAGGTGATGTTGAGGATGTGGCCACGGCGGCGCGCGCGCATGTGCGGCAGCACGGCCTTGATCAGCGCGGCCGGGCCGAACACGTTCACTTCGAACTGATTGCGCAGTTCGTCCAGCGTGGATTCTTCCAGGATGCCTTCGTGGCCGTAGCCGGCGTTGTTGACCAGCACATCGATGGCGCCGATCTCGGTTTCAACAGCGCTGACCAGCGCGTCGATGGCCTGTGCATCGGTGACGTCCAGCAGGCGCCCGAACGCACGGCCGGGGGCGAGGGTTTCGAAGTCGCTGCACGCAGCGGCGCTGCGCACGGTGCCGACCACGCGGTGGCCGGCCAGCAGCGCTTGCTGGGCCAGGGCACGGCCGAAGCCGCTGCTGACGCCGGTGATGAGGAGGAGGCGGGATGCCGTCATGGGGAGGGCTCGTGGGAAGGAGCTTGCACGTTAGTGCTTGAGCCCGGCACCGCCCAGGCCTAAGTTTCGCCCGTTCTTGCCTATTTCTACGAGGGCCTCAATGTCCCGCGAAATGCCGACCCAGCCGCAGGCACAGGCGCGCATGGTGGAACTGCTGCAGGCGCTGGCCGCGGACGAGGGCTACACGCTGACTGCGCTGTCGGGTGTGCGGCTGCTGCGTTCGGACCGGCCACTGGCGCGCACGCCGGTGCTGTACGACCCGGGCATCGTGATCGTCTGCCAGGGCGTGAAGCGCGGCTACCTGGGTGGGCAGGTCTACCAGTACGACGCGCAGCACTATCTGGCCGTGTCGGTGCCGGTGCCGTTTACCATGGAAACCGAGGCCACCGCCGAGGCGCCGCTGCTGGCGATCTACCTGCACCTGGACCTGCAGTTGGCCGCCGACCTGCTGATTGAACTGGGCGAGCGCGCGGGCAGCTGCGAATCGCCTGCGCAGAGCATGATGGCCAGCCCGATGCAGGGCGCCCTGCAGGCCACCGTGCTGCGTCTGCTGGAAGCCTTGGCCGACCCGCTGGAAGCAGATGTGCTGGGGCCATCGCTGGTGCGCGAGCTGTACTTCCGCGTGCTGACTGGCGCGCAGGGCGCGGCCATGCGCGAAGCGTTGGCAATGCGCGGGCGCTTCGGGCGCATCGGCAAGGTGCTGCGGCATATCCACGCCGCCTATGCCACCGCGCTGGATGTGGATGCGCTGGCCGCCGAAGCCGAAATGAGCGTGGCCACCTTCCACGAGCATTTCCGCAGCATTACCGGCACTTCGCCCATGCAGTACGTAAAGTCCACCCGGCTGCACCAGGCGCGGCTGCTGATGCTGCGGCAGGCGATGACTGCAGAGGCGGCATCGCTGGCGGTGGGCTATGCCAACCCCTCGCAGTTCAACCGCGAGTTCAAGCGGCTGTTCGGGTTGCCGCCTGCAGCTGAGGTTGCGCGCATGCGGCGCAGCTTCGCGCTGCCCGCGCCGGTGGAGGGGGCGGTGTTTGTTTCGTCGCATTGAGGGGAGGGGTGAGAGCTGCCTTTCGTGCGCCAAGCGCTCTCGTTACTTCAATGCCTCGAGGCGGCGTTTGGTCGCCGCACGACGTGCAGTGAACCTGGTCTCTACATCGGCGGCGGGCATCAGATGCCCCGAATTCGCG
This genomic window contains:
- a CDS encoding oxidoreductase; the protein is MTASRLLLITGVSSGFGRALAQQALLAGHRVVGTVRSAAACSDFETLAPGRAFGRLLDVTDAQAIDALVSAVETEIGAIDVLVNNAGYGHEGILEESTLDELRNQFEVNVFGPAALIKAVLPHMRARRRGHILNITSMGGFITMPGIAWYCGSKFALEGISEVLGKEVAAFGIHVTAVAPGSFRTDWAGRSMVRAPRTIDDYDALFDPIRNAREAKSGQQLGDPVKAAQAMLQVIDSPTPPSQLLLGSDALHLVRGKLQTMAQRIDQWEALSRSTDSPV
- a CDS encoding AraC family transcriptional regulator, with the protein product MSREMPTQPQAQARMVELLQALAADEGYTLTALSGVRLLRSDRPLARTPVLYDPGIVIVCQGVKRGYLGGQVYQYDAQHYLAVSVPVPFTMETEATAEAPLLAIYLHLDLQLAADLLIELGERAGSCESPAQSMMASPMQGALQATVLRLLEALADPLEADVLGPSLVRELYFRVLTGAQGAAMREALAMRGRFGRIGKVLRHIHAAYATALDVDALAAEAEMSVATFHEHFRSITGTSPMQYVKSTRLHQARLLMLRQAMTAEAASLAVGYANPSQFNREFKRLFGLPPAAEVARMRRSFALPAPVEGAVFVSSH